The Raphanus sativus cultivar WK10039 unplaced genomic scaffold, ASM80110v3 Scaffold4956, whole genome shotgun sequence nucleotide sequence AGGAACATTCTATGACAGTCAAACCAGCTATGCTTCCTTCCATGTTGCAACCAAAAAGACTTTGTCTcgtcttgacaatatggacaagctaaaCGACCATGAGTCGTCCATCCTGACATCATGCCGTAAGCGGGAAAGTCATTAATTGTCCACATTAGTGCTGCTCGCATCGTGAAATTTTGCTTCTTCGAGATATCATATGCTTGAACTCCATCGCTCCACAAACTTTTTAGTTCTTCAATTAACGGCTGCAGATAAATATCAATGCTCTTCTTTGGATGCCTTGGCCCAGGAACTAGTACATATAGAAAGAAATATTCCCTTTTCATACACATACCAGGAGGTAGGTTATATGGGGTTACGATGACGGGCCACACCGAGTGGGCTTCACCGCTCATACCCACTGGATTAAATCCATCTGTTGCTAATCCTAGATAAATATTTCGACTTTCTGCAGCGAAATCAGGATATACCTTGTTAAAATGCTTCCACGCTGCTGCATCAGAAGGGTGATGCATTTCTCCTTCTGGCGACACATGTTCTGCGTGCCATCGCATGTGTGATGCAGTCGTCTCTTCTTGGTATAGACGCTTCAACCTCTCTGTAATAGGCCTATAATACATTCTTTGTTTTGGACGTCTTTTCCCCTTCACATGGTTCTGGTGATATCTATCTTTCTCACAAAACTGACACTTCAACAGCGCATGATCTTCTTTCCAAAATAACATGCAATTTTCTTCACAAATATCGATCTTGACAACAGGGAGACCAAGCGACTTCGTCAGCTTTTTCATATCATAATATGATCCAGGAGCTATATTTGGTTGTGGCAAAACATCTCTAAAAGTTTGTGATATCTCATCCATACATGACTCCGCCAAATTATGATCAGTTTTTACTTTCATTAAACGAGATGCCAAGTATAGTTGAGAAATACCTTCGACACATCCATCATATAGTGGTTGATTGGCGGCTTCAAAAGCTTCAAACACTCTTTCTTCATATTGCTCTTCGTGCGGTTCTTCCATCAAATTCTGCACTGGTATATCGGTTGATCCAAAGTCTCCTCCTGGAATGTTTTCTTCATATGGCCCGTCTTCTGTATACCTTGCTTCATCTTCCAGAACTTGACCTCCCGTTGATGATTCTCCAACGTCATAGTAGCTCTCTCCATGGCTTGACCAtagataataattatttttaaagccGACTCGGTAAAGATGGCGAGATA carries:
- the LOC108833479 gene encoding uncharacterized protein LOC108833479; this encodes MDQHIDPANNNVSREFSEGVEVFLAFASNQNSFKERNTMLCPCVICQNRKQRDVRTISRHLYRVGFKNNYYLWSSHGESYYDVGESSTGGQVLEDEARYTEDGPYEENIPGGDFGSTDIPVQNLMEEPHEEQYEERVFEAFEAANQPLYDGCVEGISQLYLASRLMKVKTDHNLAESCMDEISQTFRDVLPQPNIAPGSYYDMKKLTKSLGLPVVKIDICEENCMLFWKEDHALLKCQFCEKDRYHQNHVKGKRRPKQRMYYRPITERLKRLYQEETTASHMRWHAEHVSPEGEMHHPSDAAAWKHFNKVYPDFAAESRNIYLGLATDGFNPVGMSGEAHSVWPVIVTPYNLPPGMCMKREYFFLYVLVPGPRHPKKSIDIYLQPLIEELKSLWSDGVQAYDISKKQNFTMRAALMWTINDFPAYGMMSGWTTHGRLACPYCQDETKSFWLQHGRKHSWFDCHRMFLPKEHPYRRNVQAFRKGQTITDDPLPWLTGEEILYERINSIEGLKKKLLIVEEMDTRNMGVL